One Methanophagales archaeon DNA window includes the following coding sequences:
- a CDS encoding transposase, translated as MKLRRVIPVRLKPSEEQAEKIDKLFSEYRRLISFLAECCKRTGIADYRELQKLMYSLCRENYRLPSEVIIQGMKLVAQTFKGSYKARHIPKIDADDFPVRLTYGENHLFYLVFDDGLKARISLPNGNSFRKEEILIHDGELGGKLSELVRHKISDSLLFPDYRLLITLTKNVKIDYEPKNAVGVDIGVINLVTAYCNGKVLQTSGKPVLEAHRKGVEHRRLKQKLGSKKFTYNESKFVRDYVRHAANQVIEFAKQFEKPVIILEDLKGLKRKLKRLPHVYAITPYEMVHSTIMEKALWEGIAAQVKKAHHTSQECPKCHHVSPKNREGRRFRCIRCGFEEDADIVAAMNLCFRNSSTS; from the coding sequence GTGAAGTTGAGAAGAGTAATTCCCGTCAGACTCAAGCCGAGCGAGGAGCAGGCGGAGAAGATTGATAAGCTTTTCAGCGAGTACAGACGCTTAATTTCCTTCCTCGCAGAATGCTGCAAAAGAACAGGAATTGCTGATTACCGAGAGCTCCAAAAGCTAATGTATAGCCTCTGTAGAGAGAACTATAGACTACCTTCAGAAGTTATTATACAAGGAATGAAGCTCGTCGCTCAGACTTTCAAAGGTAGCTATAAGGCAAGACATATCCCCAAAATTGATGCTGATGATTTTCCCGTAAGACTTACCTATGGAGAGAACCATCTGTTCTACTTAGTATTCGATGATGGTTTAAAGGCAAGAATAAGTCTACCTAATGGTAACAGCTTCAGAAAAGAAGAAATCTTAATTCATGATGGTGAGTTAGGAGGCAAACTCTCCGAGCTAGTCAGACACAAAATCTCAGACTCGCTACTCTTTCCAGACTACAGACTGTTGATCACGCTAACGAAAAATGTCAAAATAGACTACGAGCCTAAGAATGCTGTTGGAGTTGATATAGGTGTTATAAACTTGGTCACTGCCTATTGCAACGGTAAGGTGTTACAAACCTCAGGAAAACCTGTTCTTGAGGCGCACAGGAAGGGTGTTGAGCATCGGAGGCTGAAGCAAAAGCTTGGCTCGAAGAAGTTCACATACAACGAGTCTAAGTTCGTCAGAGATTATGTTCGCCACGCAGCGAATCAGGTGATAGAGTTCGCCAAACAGTTCGAGAAGCCTGTCATCATACTAGAAGACCTGAAAGGTCTGAAGAGAAAGCTAAAAAGACTGCCACACGTTTACGCCATAACTCCTTATGAGATGGTTCATTCAACGATCATGGAAAAAGCCTTGTGGGAAGGAATTGCAGCTCAGGTGAAGAAAGCCCACCATACATCGCAGGAGTGTCCTAAGTGTCATCATGTCAGTCCGAAGAACAGAGAAGGAAGAAGATTCAGATGTATTAGGTGCGGCTTCGAGGAAGATGCCGACATCGTTGCGGCGATGAACTTATGCTTCCGCAATTCCTCCACAAGCTGA
- a CDS encoding DNA polymerase sliding clamp yields the protein MFRMFRIDSSTLRECVDAILAVVDEARLKISDEGWKVRAVDPANVALVDLELKRDAFDEYNAEGGAEGEKVIGAPFDKLREVLRFAVGDVSINIDDDKMTLQSSAYAYTLTLLDPSSLRAEPKIPELEFSTRVVVDADDLKKVLKAAEKISTTAAIGVQNNVFFVEAEGEMETMKFSLHKDELIHLSGSDCRSLFSLEYLTAMAKGFASAETLTLFISTDHPLKIEFEIADGNGKAIYLLAPRIEAE from the coding sequence GTGTTCAGAATGTTCAGAATAGATTCATCCACCTTAAGGGAATGTGTAGATGCAATCCTTGCAGTCGTTGACGAGGCTCGCCTGAAGATAAGCGATGAAGGGTGGAAAGTGCGTGCTGTTGACCCTGCGAACGTCGCTTTGGTTGATTTAGAGTTAAAGCGAGATGCGTTCGACGAATACAACGCCGAAGGTGGAGCAGAAGGCGAGAAAGTCATAGGCGCTCCTTTTGACAAACTGCGAGAGGTTCTACGCTTCGCTGTTGGCGATGTGTCCATCAACATAGACGATGACAAGATGACACTACAATCATCCGCCTACGCTTACACGCTCACGCTCTTAGACCCATCATCACTGCGAGCTGAGCCGAAAATACCAGAGCTTGAGTTCTCAACAAGAGTTGTTGTAGATGCTGACGACCTCAAGAAAGTTCTAAAGGCAGCAGAGAAAATCAGCACCACAGCTGCGATTGGCGTCCAAAACAATGTTTTCTTCGTTGAGGCAGAGGGTGAGATGGAAACGATGAAGTTCTCACTGCACAAGGACGAGCTCATACATTTAAGCGGTAGTGACTGTCGCTCTCTGTTCTCGCTTGAATACCTCACGGCGATGGCTAAAGGCTTCGCTTCCGCTGAAACACTCACACTATTCATAAGCACTGACCATCCGCTGAAAATCGAGTTTGAGATCGCTGACGGCAACGGAAAGGCCATCTACTTGCTCGCTCCTCGCATAGAGGCTGAATGA